One window of the Trifolium pratense cultivar HEN17-A07 linkage group LG2, ARS_RC_1.1, whole genome shotgun sequence genome contains the following:
- the LOC123905555 gene encoding quinone oxidoreductase PIG3-like translates to MKAIVITKPGGPEVLQLQEVDDPQLKDDEVLIHVHATALNRADTVQREGSYPVPKGASPYPGLECSGTIESVGKNVSKWKIGDQVCALLAGGGYAEKVAVPEGQVLPVPTGVSLSDAASFPEVACTVWSTIFMTSRLSKGETLLIHGGSSGIGTFAIQIAKYIGARVFVTAGSEEKLDFCKEIGADVGINYKTEDFVARVKEETGGQGVDVILDCMGASYYQRNLDSLNFDGRLFIIGFQGGLSTEADLRPLVGKRLTVQSASLRMRSPENKAAIVAAVEKNIWPAIAEGKIKPLIYRSFPLSEAGEAHRLIESGQHIGKILLVP, encoded by the exons ATGAAAGCCATTGTAATAACCAAACCAGGTGGACCTGAAGTTCTACAGCTCCAAGAGGTTGATGATCCTCAACTCAAAGACGATGAAGTCCTTATCCATGTCCATGCTACTGCCCTTAACAGAGCTGATACTGTTCAGAGGGAAGGCTCCTACCCTGTTCCTAAAGGTGCTAGTCCTTATCCAGGTCTTGAATGTTCTGGAACTATTGAATCAGTTGGCAAAAATGTTTCCAAATGGAAAATTGGTGATCAG GTATGTGCTCTTCTAGCTGGAGGTGGATATGCTGAGAAAGTAGCTGTTCCTGAGGGACAAGTTCTTCCGGTTCCAACCGGGGTTTCTCTATCGGATGCAGCTAGTTTTCCTGAGGTTGCATGTACTGTGTGGTCAACTATTTTTATGACGAGCCGGCTATCCAAGGGGGAAACCTTGTTG ATTCACGGAGGTTCAAGTGGAATCGGTACATTTGCAATTCAGATAGCCAAGTACATAGGAGCAAGAGTATTTGTTACAGCAG GTAGCGAGGAGAAACTAGATTTTTGCAAGGAAATTGGAGCTGATGTTGGCATAAATTACAAAACAGAAGACTTTGTTGCAAGGGTAAAGGAAGAAACCGGTGGACAAG GTGTTGATGTTATTCTTGATTGTATGGGAGCATCCTACTATCAAAGAAATCTTGATAGCTTAAATTTTGATGGAAGGCTTTTCATCATCGGCTTTCAAGGGGGCCTTTCTACAGAGGCAGATCTACGTCCTTTAGTTGGCAAGCGTCTCACTGTACAAA GTGCTAGCTTGCGCATGAGAAGTCCTGAAAATAAAGCTGCGATCGTTGCTGCAGTGGAGAAGAATATTTGGCCTGCGATTGCAGAAGGAAAGATTAAGCCCTTGATTTACAGATCTTTCCCTCTTTCTGAAGCTGGAGAGGCTCACCGGCTTATTGAAAGCGGTCAGCATATTGGAAAGATATTGCTTGTGCCATGA
- the LOC123905554 gene encoding quinone oxidoreductase PIG3-like — translation MKAIVITTPGGPEVLQLQEVDDPQFKDDEVLIRVHATALNRADTLQRKGAYPPPQGASPYPGLECSGIIESVGKNVSKWKIGDQVCALLAGGGYAEKVAVPEGQVLPVPPRISLKDATSFPEVASTVWSTIFMMSRLSKGEILLIHGGSSGIGTFAIQIAKYIGAKVFVTAGSEEKLTFCKSLGADVGINYKTEDFVERVKEETGGQGVDVILDCMGASYYKRNLDSLNFDGRLFIIGFQGGVSTEVDLRPFLAKRLTVQGAGLRSRSPENKALIISEVEKNVWPAIAEGKVKPVVYKSFPLAEAAEAHRLMESSQHIGKILLVP, via the exons ATGAAGGCTATTGTAATAACAACACCAGGTGGACCTGAAGTTCTACAACTCCAAGAGGTTGATGACCCTCAATTTAAAGACGATGAAGTTCTCATCCGAGTTCATGCTACTGCCCTTAACAGAGCTGATACCCTTCAGAGGAAAGGTGCTTACCCTCCCCCTCAAGGTGCTAGCCCTTATCCAGGTCTTGAATGTTCTGGAATCATTGAATCTGTTGGCAAAAACGTTTCTAAGTGGAAAATTGGTGATCAG GTATGTGCTCTTCTAGCTGGAGGTGGATATGCTGAGAAAGTGGCTGTTCCGGAGGGACAGGTTCTTCCAGTTCCACCCAGGATTTCTTTAAAGGATGCAACTAGTTTTCCTGAGGTTGCAAGTACTGTCTGGTCAACTATTTTTATGATGAGCCGGCTATCTAAGGGGGAAATCTTGTTG ATTCACGGAGGTTCAAGTGGAATCGGTACATTTGCAATTCAAATAGCTAAGTACATAGGAGCAAAAGTATTTGTTACCGCAG GTAGTGAGGAGAAGCTAACTTTTTGCAAGAGTCTTGGAGCCGATGTTGGTATCAATTACAAAACTGAGGACTTTGTTGAAAGGGTAAAGGAAGAAACCGGTGGTCAAG GTGTCGATGTTATTCTTGATTGTATGGGAGCATCCTACTACAAAAGAAATCTTGATAGCTTAAATTTTGATGGAAGGCTTTTTATTATTGGCTTTCAAGGTGGTGTTTCTACAGAGGTAGATCTACGTCCCTTCCTTGCCAAGCGCCTCACTGTACAAG GGGCTGGCTTGCGTAGTAGAAGTCCTGAAAATAAAGCATTGATCATTAGTGAAGTGGAGAAGAATGTTTGGCCTGCAATTGCAGAAGGGAAGGTTAAGCCTGTGGTCTACAAATCTTTCCCTCTTGCTGAAGCTGCAGAGGCTCACCGGCTTATGGAGAGCAGTCAGCATATTGGAAAGATATTGCTTGTGCCATGA